In Manis javanica isolate MJ-LG chromosome 9, MJ_LKY, whole genome shotgun sequence, one DNA window encodes the following:
- the LOC140843566 gene encoding leucine-rich repeat transmembrane protein CCDC168-like, producing MQPWSTFGISRKGGPSQETGKEPPVSIGEFSEGVVTSSFTSDENEGHFEDRASSANEIIWAGTSESNYQVSYFIESQMSSSDGTRSSLSLFHSEVKKIFLSHRGYPENEHETMQFSSKKLFSVMKNKNKNVMFSSEFNSSRTSGVTTESEDLDVTPCPPAHLFLSRDQVRLLEENVRSQILLKSKATLESKTTRLYSSPQEFLIEDQHSIKMGISAQAQDCFPRQNAIQNQGFYKAQFTSQAQQFVNNQDSINSQPDIKARHFALPQELMRTPFSSNTQDAFQTQETDRHRHLAKVPHSVQTQDSVKGLESNKKQFNEAQYSVRFEDSNRIKYAIQRRNTIFKNARCLVLTLSPHSMAKLMPQRKRVKPKGQKQVAWKCKQHTVGGSVPLSPTIKRQKKRRKALHSERKSSPKITSEKSEKTPTSQVFQIKECYTSRHSKSKCKYNTKKRELHQRRGLSDTALHLTDAPKHVPPYIKKYSRKKRVTIMTGLTGCRPFLLMQSKSPDAEKVNYTGSTKKRGPSGRTKNLKLCERDNEGLKNVSQTTLPQPGQCFTINTCQLKTPCSSLIETNWKNQESLKDSIARARETDIAEFHGPNSKKRLDLYIRKHETPLQEAISEPLQQSVSSPQMEWKGRMRTWEALKCTEHWHLPRSNGENLPMTTAEMPRCFPKVCRQKQKDFPEVVLKSSEGNLHISQGTQKHESTEQFAGVENQERIEDVIVKGKKPLTLTITECGALSASEELECNTSSNTKNVQDKRTSDAFPDTATTPLSAPPDREVRSGLKVRADTSRIGLYHPLGKQEKSPEEKKIWNAEHLEKRCIFKKPQDRDREEEEETSQEAFPQLTQDFRFSLQLKQTFKYDKFEIEKSSLGSRKTQNEEQEAQSHILSTETNLGTSPCPTVGPFQVEKMKQSTDGPTDRETEDPQNPLRVSENLPGSIVAQGSFTVHILPVSYFKRQEVRNQLPRTKRALSSRRVNMKVRKPVTLLMPYNYGRGNPSHRKILRGCFKIIIKQMMQGNTVADVLLNAFYPHVTVLPCIRVPSILNAENHRHIKPKQEKSQVAREEKCSDSITNGSNYGNTMEAQLQDEVGGDKAAQAQGVLPESWDPRQGAHPEKGLKTEEEMHQPVIPAEIIMEPIHSPVMASSHAENMKEKLPPRTVLKCTADSESPPLTPEKPLTGDPSSQTRERDASERRHCLVETKNLPATFSETFNCHTPVVTPLKERRNRVRCSRGDCTVQPRSGHMKAIKPSTSQIFKMAGHRNKLDSNFKTKLEKISQASGLVYEFLNALYSATHSGSQGEMTGFCQAQVEQGERAGEGRRPCVDFFGRRGAFCDKGQDAEAVEQKTLLEAAPQCTQHLWPDACQAKETQLGTPDPALDRDVPSDADPQKEQAGGGAQQEEPGASGFCVPALCTLKKKRHIKQYSHIKYRILKAKKPSISYMLNIKGGANPNRRKELGCNPTTKMRGVGQGEKVADKMHSFKTIMPDINMYSKTEREKDTLGEKRLSSKPVKQVIPSHEGSISSGHTKESSLQGKEEEESEWETVKVIPPHSQRFLPCSGRREELDLHKSESPGSGEILFLTEQDFPPQMRPADPVQAEKDIYLQSLKK from the exons CATTGGTGAGTTTTCAGAAGGAGTAGTTACTTCATCATTTACATCTGATGAAAATGAAGGTCACTTTGAAGATAGAGCTTCAtcagcaaatgaaataatatgggcAGGTACCAGTGAAAGTAACTATCAAGTAAGTTACTTTATTGAAAGTCAGATGTCATCTTCAGATGGGACTAGGTCGTCTTTGTCACTGTTTCATTCAGAAGTAAAGAAAATTTTTCTAAGCCATAGAGGGtatccagaaaatgaacatgAAACAATGCAATTTTCatcaaagaaattattttcagtaatgaaaaacaaaaataaaaatgtaatgttttcttctgagtttaaCTCTTCGAGAACTTCTGGAGTCACTACAGAAAGTGAAGATCTAGATGTGACACCATGCCCTCCTGCCCACTTATTTCTTTCTAGAGACCAAGTCAGacttctggaagaaaatgtgagaagtcaaattcttttaaaatccaaAGCTACATTAGAGAGTAAAACTACCCGTCTGTACTCAAGCCCTCAAGAGTTCTTGATTGAGGATCAACATTCTATTAAAATGGGTATTTCTGCCCAAGCACAAGATTGTTTTCCAAGACAAAATGCTATTCAGAATCAAGGTTTTTACAAAGCCCAATTTACTAGTCAAGCCCAACAATTTGTTAACAACCAAGACTCAATCAACAGCCAGCCTGATATCAAGGCCAGACACTTTGCTCTGCCTCAAGAGCTGATGAGGACACCATTTTCCAGCAATACACAGGATGCCTTCCAGACCCAAGAGACGGACAGGCACCGACATTTGGCCAAAGTCCCACATTCTGTTCAGACTCAAGATTCAGTCAAGGGCCTAGAGTCAAATAAAAAACAGTTCAATGAGGCCCAATATTCTGTTCGGTTTGAAGATTCAAACAGGATTAAATATGCAATCCAGAGGCGAAATACTATTTTTAAGAATGCCAGATGCCTAGTTTTAACTCTCAGTCCACATTCAATGGCTAAATTGATGCCACAGCGAAAAAGGGTCAagccaaagggccagaagcaagTCGCTTGGAAATGTAAGCAGCACACTGTAGGCGGCTCAGTGCCTCTTTCGCCtacaattaaaaggcagaaaaaaagaagaaaagcattaCACAGTGAAAGGAAATCAAGCCCCAAAATTACATCTGAAAAGTCAGAGAAAACACCAACTTCACAGGTATTTCAAATCAAAGAATGTTACACTTCAAGGCATAGCAAGTCCAAATGCAAGTACAACACCAAGAAGAGAGAATTGCATCAAAGGAGAGGTTTGTCAGATACAGCTTTGCACCTTACGGATGCTCCCAAGCATGTTCCTCCTTATATTAAGAAGTATTCCAGAAAAAAACGAGTGACAATCATGACAGGTTTAACAGGTTGTAGACCTTTTCTACTGATGCAAAGTAAATCACCAGATGCAGAGAAAGTCAATTACACAGGGTCTACTAAGAAAAGAGGACCCTCAGGCAGGACTAAAAATTTAAAGCTGTGTGAAAGAGACAATGAAGGACTAAAAAACGTTTCACAAACAACTCTACCTCAGCCAGGACAGTGTTTCACTATCAATACTTGTCAACTAAAAACACCTTGTTCTTCATTAATAGAAACGAACTGGAAGAATCAAGAGTCTCTTAAGGACTCAATTGCACGAGCCAGAGAAACTGATATTGCAGAGTTTCATGGCCCGAATAGTAAAAAAAGGCTTGATCTGTATATTCGAAAACATGAGACACCTTTGCAAGAAGCCATTTCAGAACCTTTGCAGCAATCTGTTTCCTCTCCCCAAatggaatggaaaggaagaatgagaacGTGGGAGGCCCTGAAATGTACAGAGCATTGGCATCTTCCACGTTCAAATGGAGAGAATTTACCAATGACTACAGCAGAAATGCCAAGGTGCTTTCCAAAGGTCTGTAGACAAAAGCAGAAAGATTTTCCGGAAGTTGTTCTGAAGTCTTCAGAAGGCAATTTGCACATTTCACAAGGAACCCAAAAGCATGAAAGCACTGAACAATTCGCAGGTGTTGAAAATCAAGAGAGAATAGAAGATGTAATTGTGAAGGGAAAGAAACCATTAACACTTACCATTACAGAATGTGGTGCCCTCAGTGCGAGTGAGGAACTGGAATGTAACACTAGCAGCAACACGAAAAATGTTCAAGATAAAAGAACGTCCGATGCATTTCCCGACACCGCTACCACTCCCCTTTCTGCACCTCCTGATAGGGAAGTGCGGAGCGGATTGAAAGTTAGAGCAGATACATCGAGAATAGGGCTTTATCATCCACTGGGAAAGCAAGAGAAAtcaccagaagaaaagaaaatatggaacGCAGAACACCTTGAAAAGAGGTGTATATTTAAAAAGCCACAAGATCGtgacagagaggaagaggaagaaacttCACAAGAAGCATTTCCACAGCTGACACAGGATTTCAGGTTCAGCCTACAACTAAAGCAAACGTTCAAATATGACAAATTTGAAATCGAAAAGAGCAGTTTAGGAAGtagaaaaactcaaaatgaagAGCAAGAGGCACAATCACACATTCTTTCTACAGAAACAAATTTAGGGACTAGTCCATGCCCCACGGTGGGTCCATTTCAAGTTGAGAAGATGAAGCAAAGCACAGATGGACCTACGGACAGAGAAACTGAAGATCCCCAGAATCCTCTTCGAGTATCGGAGAACTTACCAGGTTCTATAGTCGCCCAGGGGTCTTTCACTGTCCACATACTTCCTGTGTCATATTTTAAAAGGCAGGAAGTCAGAAATCAATTACCACGAACAAAAAGGGCACTCAGTTCCAGACGTGTTAACATGAAAGTAAGAAAACCAGTAACTTTACTCATGCCTTATAATTATGGACGTGGAAATCCAAGTCATAGAAAAATATTGAGAGGctgttttaaaatcataattaaaCAGATGATGCAAGGTAATACTGTGGCGGATGTGCTCCTGAATGCTTTTTACCCTCACGTGACTGTTCTGCCTTGTATTAGAGTGCCCAGCATATTAAATGCAGAGAATCACAGACATATTAagccaaaacaagaaaaatcacaaGTTGCAAGGGAAGAAAAGTGTTCAGATTCCATTACTAATGGCAGTAACTATGGAAACACAATGGAAGCTCAATTGCAAGATGAAGTGGGAGGGGACAAAGCAGCTCAAGCACAAGGTGTCCTTCCCGAGAGCTGGGACCCCAGACAGGGTGCACATCCAGAGAAAGGGctgaaaacagaagaagaaatgcaTCAGCCAGTCATACCTGCAGAAATCATTATGGAGCCTATTCATTCCCCCGTCATGGCTTCGTCTCATGCTGAGAATATGAAGGAGAAGCTACCACCGCGAACAGTTTTAAAATGCACTGCAGATTCTGAGTCGCCGCCTCTGACACCAGAAAAACCACTGACTGGAGACCCTTCAAGCCAAACAAGAGAACGTGATGCAAGCGAGAGGCGTCACTGTCTTGTAGAAACAAAAAATTTACCAGCCACTTTCTCAGAGACTTTCAATTGCCACACACCCGTTGTAACTCCTCTgaaagagaggagaaacagagtaAGATGCTCACGAGGAGACTGTACAGTGCAGCCCAGGTCTGGACATATGAAGGCAATAAAACCGTCaacttcacaaatatttaaaatggcaggTCATAGAAATAAACTGGACTCCAACTTTAAGACCAAGTTGGAAAAGATCAGCCAAGCTAGTGGACTGGTATATGAGTTCCTAAATGCCCTTTACTCTGCCACGCACAGCGGATCACAAGGAGAGATGACCGGCTTCTGTCAGGCTCAGGTAGAACAGGGGGAACGAGCAGGTGAAGGGAGGCGGCCCTGTGTGGATTTCTTTGGCAGGAGGGGTGCATTCTGCGACAAAGGGCAAGATGCAGAGGCAGTGGAGCAGAAGACTTTGCTAGAAGCAGCTCCGCAGTGTACCCAGCACCTTTGGCCTGATGCGTGTCAAGCAAAGGAGACCCAGCTTGGTACACCAGACCCAGCCCTGGACCGTGATGTCCCATCAGATGCAGACCCTCAGAAGGAACAGGCTGGTGGTGGTGCTCAGCAGGAGGAGCCAGGGGCTTCTGGTTTCTGTGTGCCTGCtttatgtacattaaaaaagaagagacacATCAAACAATATTCACACATAAAATatagaatcttaaaagcaaagaaaccaTCAATTTCATACATGCTGAATATCAAGGGTGGTGCCAACCCAAACCGTAGAAAAGAATTGGGATGCAACCCCACAACCAAAATGAGAGGGGTGGGTCAAGGTGAAAAAGTGGCAGATAAAATGCACTCCTTCAAGACAATCATGCCTGACATTAATATGTACagcaagacagaaagagaaaaagacacattAGGAGAAAAAAGACTAAGCTCCAAACCAGTAAAGCAAGTGATACCATCCCATGAGGGGAGTATTAGTTCAGGTCACACCAAGGAGAGCAGCCTTCAAggtaaagaggaagaagaaagtgaatGGGAGACAGTAAAAGTAATTCCTCCGCACAGCCAACGTTTCCTACCCTGTTCAGGCCGGAGGGAGGAGCTTGACCTTCACAAATCAGAAAGCCCAGGAAGTGGGGAAATTCTGTTTCTAACAGAGCAAGACTTCCCCCCACAAATGCGGCCTGCAGATCCAGTGCAG gcagagaaagacatttaCCTGCAGagccttaaaaagtaa